Genomic window (Pyrus communis chromosome 13, drPyrComm1.1, whole genome shotgun sequence):
AACAAGATGTTAACAATTCTACTGTCCCTGTGGTATTAGAGATTTAGAGATGGCCTAGCGAGGAGTTAAACAAGTCAAGGAACACGTATAGGCATGGAGTGGTTAATTCAACTTGTAATTGTGGCTGTGCATCTTGTGTTTGCAAAAAACTAGTTGATTGCAGAACTAGTTCAACGAGATCAAGATTGTCAAACccactctttttattttatcacaATCAAGAACAAGAGGATTTTCATGGTCCTTCCGACTCGATTTGAGTTTCGAGTTAAATTCACAGAGTTTTAACCCTCCGTATTCAAGGTATATTGAAAGAATAAGTTTTCTTATTTAGTACTTCATCTTCCGTTTTCAAGTTGACAATTTTTTGTGTATTCTTTCAAGATACCTTGAATATAGTGTTAATTACAATCTAATCCTCTAAACCAAAGGAGGAGGCCCTAGAGGCCTAGACTATATAGAATTAAGGGCTATTTAACTTATTCTTAGGTAACCTCTAACCGAGGAAACTAAATATAGTCTCGTTCAGAATTATAGTCTtgcaataaattatttttaaataattattgtaAAACTGTTAGGCCATATtcatataccatctccaacaaaATGGACTAAATATaacccctcaataatttattacttttaaatttattagttaattcCAATAAAAATCAACTCTTAGTGTATAGTACGATATTGCTACTTTGAAAGCAAAtgaaacaaaatgagaaaaaataaatatcaaattaCTGTCTCTGGTAGGTAGGTCTTCGGCCTTGGTCTTTCCAAATCAAATTATGCTAGGAGACTAATTCAATTTGTAGGTAAAGAAAGTATCCAGACGAGTTCTATTTAATTGAAGCCAAATAACTCACATGTTCATGACCTCTACTCTGATGTTCCAAGCCTAGCCGTTGGATGCTTTGGAATTTAGCCATTgaatttgaataatttattGAAGCAGATGAGTTGGGCCCTAGAAGACGGGTTGGGAGGGAGGTTGGACTTAGCCCtaatttggtactgaggtgattctgaaaaaaatggctataaaaaaaaagctaaaaaactaaaaacacaaagctgcaaaacccagctttgaaaaaccagtttttttcacatttgttttacataaaagtttatcaaacactataatattgctttttttttttttttttcaaaaagaacTTTTACAGAAAAATTTACCAAGCACTCTGatacttattctcacagcacagcagaaacagttttttttcaaagcacaacaataccaaactagcccttagCCAGCCAGCTCTTTTGGCCAAATAATGGTTTGGTGGGTTTCACAAAATTATAGCCCAACCTTCCATTGTAGTTGAACTTTTGCACAAATCAgacaattttttagtttttgaatccCTCTCCATTGAAGATTTCCATAGAGTCCAAAACAATAATCTacccaaataagaaaaattaagagaGAAAACAAAGATTCCTATCCATCCCCATTGGTAATGTGAATGCATGTATCATCCTTTGaatttttgttgtattttccTGTTATTATAGTGTGTGCAATAAGTTTTTGATTTTACATTTCCAAATATGTGTAATCGTGAAGATGATCAATTCATGCATTTTATTATGTTTAAGAAAAATTGTTTTCCTAAATTTATGGTCTTTGTATGCACATTATCATATCGACGAAAGTGTTCTCGTACCATACTATTTGTTAACGTGTGAAAATATTATAATGTGCAACCCAAATTTAGTCTGAAGAAAATAAGAGAACACTGCTCCTATTTGAAGCATACggttataaaacaaaatcaaactaCGAAATCACCGGGGACgttaaagtaaaaaacaaaaaatgcagGCAGACTGTATTATTTCTATCATTTTATGTACGAGATCCAGAAACATAACACAGTACAAATACAAGCAAAGACTGAGTCCTGCAGTACGTGCCAGTCTTTCTATGGAATCATCTTTGACAATTCCTAGGCTTTGGTCAACTAATGAACAACCAAATTACCCTTTTATTCAAACAAAGAATGTTTGTTCTTCCATCTCCCACATTACCTAACAGACTTTTCGCATCCATGGAACTAAATCTATGGATCACAAAATCTTGAGAAAGTCTTTATTAGTACAGCAGAAGGTATACATTTTCGTCTCATAATTTCATcatcatataaaaattaaatgatgAGTACAGAGAAAATATATACATTTGACCTCCCCGTAACTTCTTCATCaccttttattgtttttttagaGAGGgattaaagagaaaaaaaatgcaattcatacaaaaaaaaaaaaaaaagtttcgacccaaaaaaaagagaaaaaaaaaaaaaatcaatttatacAAAAGAACTCTTAATTTACAAAATGAAAATATGCAAGTTAACACGACTCGAAACCAACAAcgattatatattaaaaaacatGTGTGCCCTTGAGGGCCTTAGATTCAATGATCCCTTTGTAAAGAGCTTGCCTATTGAGTGGCATGCTGTTGTCCTCCATTTTATGATTCCCAGAACCCTCTTTAGCCTGCTTTGTATTATTACCGTACCTCCTCTTGCGGTACTCTTTGTTATTTGATGATGGTTCCACAACATCCTCTGCAAACCTAACACTCTTCTTGGTTTGCACTTTCTCAGATCCTCCTAAgtacccaaaaataaaaatatataatttagacTTTCGGTTCGTGCGAAAGGTGACGCGAGTCAGAAGTTCATAAGGCATTGCTAAAATTTTCTGGAAACAAAATACGAGGACGAGAAAATTAGTGAAGGTTGACTTACCAGCTGCCAATCTTTTGTGGGGGGAGAGAAAACCACCAAGTTCAGATTCAATATTCTTCATGAAATCGGAGAGAAGCCGTTTGTGGAGTTGATGGGCAAGAACAACCACGCTTCCAGATACAGCAAAAACAGCCATGAACCCTACACCAATAGAgttctccatctctctctctctctctttctctctagaatcaaaatgtttaatttggACCAAACACTATCATGAGATTTTTTTTGTATCAACAAGGACATGGAAAAAGCCCAAGAAATTCATAGTaaaacaattacaaaaaaagagaaaaataagaaactgGTGAGGAATGAAAGTTGGTGGGAGATTGTATATATAGTgcgagagaaagagaaaaataaagcgGTTTAGAATCGGCGATGTATACAAGAAAACATGACATTGACCATGCTAATGAGGAATGTGCCTAAAATTGTAAGACCCAGTAAAAAAAAAGACGGCTTAACTGATTTCATTGGTTAAGACTTgaattaattaagtgttgttaatagttaattgtttttttattttctgcctGTATTTATCCTCTGCCTTTAAGTGCTAACGTTAATTGGCAACAAGTAACAAACCTGCTGTTTTTATCTGGATTCTTGGTGTTAAAACCGCAAATCAAACTTGGTGAGTTGCCTTATGAGTCAGTTACtacttttaattataattttggtgaCCAGGAAAATAATAGATTCAATTCTTTATAGGGTACAAAGTCTTAAAATAAAACGAATTTACTAGGAAAAAAATGtcttaaaataaattttgggtAAGAATAATCATCCAATTTACTATtgttgttgtaggcctatttgattgaactgtATTTAGGACAGAGAGGGAGATGGGCCAGCGGCAACAGAGAGAGAAGAGCGAGATGTAATTCTGaagtgtgtgttgtatcaccccattgtgcatttatttatagtagtaggaaaggttaaatccttaccctattaggattacaactctaatagaacTTAAACTACTAAAGAGAATATACAAAGATACTCCTAGATACACttggatttacacaatcacatttctaattcaataggactgcaacactccccatTGAGTacgtaaatactcaaacaaaacatcgcatcagatcttcagcagataaggtagaacagttgatgaagttgtcgACACAACGggtgaatgcgagtctcaaatttaaaagaaagtatgcatgggtagtaaaactcacaaaacctcactaTGGTAAACCTAAGATAGGTAAAatcccatagactaaggagaaaagtgagaagtatgcataatgtcttaaaacaaacgtcaaacaaaatgaaaatagtGAACTGAATGGAGTATGATCATCttaggatgggtgcctcattaaaacctcattaggtagcaaaaaccctgtgagaaaaatgcttttaatcaaaggaaaaatagtacattaagatcaagtgagtatgcttcaggatactccccctgagttagacataacttccaaataagagaactacaagcaattcaactcagataatttacacATACCGATTCTTTGGAtgagcttctgaaaagtagacttgggcaatgacttaaTGAAGAAATCAGCCAGGTTGTCCTGGGAAcgaatttgcttgacttcaatgttttgatgttgttgttgctggtgagaataaaagaacttcgACGCTacatgcttggtgttgtctcccttgatgtatcatTTCTTTAATTGCTTGATACATGATgcgttgtcttcaaagatcatcgTAGGAAGGTTAATGATGAAAgaaagaccactagtgcttcgaatacGTTCCATGActactctcaaccaaaagcactcacgaaatttgataattgaattattatttaaacattgataaacgtgttcattcttattggtgacatatcatttatttataaattttatctttttaacaTTACACTTTTactcaatgttctaaaaatcgctGTAGGCAGCGCCTAGGCGTTAGGCGCTTGACGGTGGAGTCCCACTCAGATTCTAGCCAGGACGTTCACAAAAAGCAGAGAGGATTAGGCGGCTGCCTAGGCGCTCAGTAGGCGCTCCAAGCGGTCTAGGCGGCCCTAGGCAGTAGTCTAGGCGGGTTTTGCAATTTTCGATTCGTCACCATCTACAACTAATTCACCATCTGCAACTTGCATATGCAATTTTCAACAGCCTCAAACTTATCGTTATGCTTTGCTAAGTGAAGGATGGGTTCTACATAAGGTGGTTCTGAAGGTGGGTTCTGCACAAACCTCAGAGGAGGAGGATGGGAGTGAAGGTGGTTTATGCAGAGACAAAATTAGAGAGGAGGATGAGAGTAAATTGCAGAGAGTGAGACGAGAGAGAGTTCACGATTTGTAGAGAGACCCTATTATATTAAAGCTATTAGATGGACAAGGATTAAGGAGTTGGTGGGTGAATCCTAGTCTCCCATGCTGGGtaaaagcaaaaatatttaaaaacttattaattaactatttcTTTGGCCCAATCATCTAGAAAATTTAGCCATTTGAGAGAAAAGTGAGGTGGGCGGCTGATGGCTATTGATTTGTGGTTagggtttcttttatttttttattttttattttgttttatttttttttaacaaagggTTTCTTTTATTAAAAGTCTTGTGAGGCCCGATGATCctagaaaatttttaaaattttacataatactcattttttatgataaatatttatttatgtattcttttatttttcattttatctttCTCAAATTTCCTATACaagcaatgttctaaaaaattgCCTAGTGTCTTACATTACTATATTTCCtcattttcctcctattttgcattttatgttgTGTTAAATTGTAAACTTGTTGTACATGTGAGAATCTTACCATGGTTCGAAGAAGTCACAACTAGCGTTTtcttggtagacctccaagatataacggtgtctccaacggtaaagacatagctAGTTTGAGAACGTGCCCTATGCGGGTCAGACAGATAACCAGCATCTGTGTAACCAACGAGGCGAGAACCAACCCGATGACCAAGGGGGGCGGCGACTCCTCTCAAGGATTCGTGggtgtagaacaagcccaaatctatCGTATCCTTGAGGTAgcagaaaatgtctttaacaccattccaatGTCTATGTGTTGGCACATTgttgtatctagccaaaagattaacagtgaaggagatgtcgggtctagtgcattaatccaaatacaataaagcaccaattgcacttaggtatggaacttcaaGCTCCataatctcttcctcatcctccttgaGACGAAAAGGATCttgtttagcatctagagtccaAACGACCATAGGCGTTGTAACGACCCGTTcccaattattatgatttttataattttaaaaaaggtgaatttacgaaaatggcCTTTGAGACaaaatgttgacttttgttgactgccaTGTCATGTCACTTAATGTTCTTTTTCTTGGTGTATTCCTATAGTACTCGTCGCTACGGACGCGTGGGCACAAACAGATCgtgatttggagttataacaaatgagatattaacgtttaaagtcggGGGCATTTTagtgaatttttattttcttgaatgctccaaatttttggagcaaaatcttgTGGAGCCACTtgtgtggcccagattaaaagaaaaaaatatggtCGGTTAAGATGGAGATGGAGGATAAATAAGAGAAAGGAGGGAGGAACCAGACCAATGAGGAAGGGAGAAAATGAGGAGAACTAATGGGAAAAGAGGAAAggaggaaaaaagagaaaaggagaaaatgagaagaaCCCGCTGGGTTCCCCATTGACACGCGACCCAATCGGGTTCCGCCATTGTTTCTGGCAATTTTCGTCGGTTTTTCCATCAAATTGTCACCATCCATCACCTAGAAAACATTCCACTACACTCCCTCTTCCTTTTCCACCTAAAATTATAAAGAATTTGGTTGTATTTTGGGGAAAACATCCCGACGAGAACTATGGGTGTCGTGAGGACCCTCGGTAGAGATCCACCAAACCTGAAacatttccattcaattaacaCCACTAATAGACTCTCCATGAACCCAGAAACAAAGCCCAATCAACCTTGGAGGCATAGGagcttgtttgaagttgaatcAAGAATCACCCTTTATAGGGTTTCTGGCAGGTTTTCATGAAATTGGGACATTTCctggccaaattggccttagtcataggtatgaaagttgctctactcattgagatctttaattctgtgaagtttgagaatttttagaaatagttaaattttccggcgagtcggggcgacCAATCGCCACCTGCGGAGGCACGTGGGCCGAGACGTCCCCTGACCTTTCTAGGCAAAATTTGAATACCCtgattccattggtgaagtctGATTGACGAATTCCATCTTTTGAACTTAGTTCCATTAAGGTCCAccacttgattattatagcaatcgacgatccgactgttggatcgtcACTAAACTTTGATACGTTATAATACGTAATTTTTGAGGAAGGCAGCCGAAGTTGGCTTTGTGGTTGGGTGGTGACTATGCAAGCCCAGCAGCCAAGAAAGCTGTTGCAGGCGGGCCAGGGCAAGGGGACGAGCCCAGCAGGTTTCAGGCATGCTGAAGATGGGCCAGGGGAGCATGGGCAAGCACAGCAAAGCTGCAGGCTTGCTGGAATGGGCTAGGGTTGCAAGCTCGTTTCAAAAAGGCCTGGGTGTCATGCTGCTGCCGAGGTTCATGACGTCGAAACGATGTCGTCCCAAGGTGCTCCACGCAGCTGGGCTGCAAGCTAGTGATGGGGCACGACGGCGATGAGCTGCGGCTTATGTCGCAAAAtcccaaaattttcttcttcttttttattttttttattttttattttttattttttttcgaaatCTAGGGTAAAACCGTAATTGCCTCTAAATAAATTTcgatgctttgactcacaaattccacatatcATAATTGCGTATTGCATGAAcaatatatattgacaaaatatatgaacacatacacaatatatataattggaaggaaaatataaatataaggggttcatgcatcattggaaatgttttcatgcttcaaggttttttcaaatatcttaatttattttgagaagaacctgattggcataaaataattgaaagcctttgatattgtagaagaaagccTCCTCCATGATCCTTCAGTTCCTTAGTTTCTGAcaataacgtgttgtaggcctatttgactgaACTATATTTAGGACAGAGAGGAAGAGGGGCCGACAACAacatagagagaagagagagatgtaattctgaggtgtgtgttgtatcacctcattgtgcctttatttatagtagtggagaaggttaaatccttactctattaggattacaacttcaataggaattaaactactaaagggaatatacaAAGATACTTCTAGATATACTaagatttatacaatcacatttctaatccaataggactgcaacaatttatttatttattttgtagttagtgataaatttaaaaaaatagaaagaaaactatttcttttgtttgtttgatataACTATTTCTTTTGTGCCAAACTTCTGTTCTACCTTCATCAAACAGGCCTAGacaccaaccaaaaacaaaaggagttcaataaatttattctatagagaaaaggaaaaatgaaagagTAACAAGCAATGAAAATGACTTCTAATTTGTACTTGTGCCTTGTACGTATTTACCTTCTTTTTTTagcaaaaagaaacaaataaataaagtgGTTTTGTCGTTAATTATGCTGTATACTATTGAGTCGTGTTTGAATTATACATCTTAAAAAAATACGTATTTAGGTTAACTTGAATGAATTGTACGCATCTAAGACTT
Coding sequences:
- the LOC137712080 gene encoding uncharacterized protein, producing MENSIGVGFMAVFAVSGSVVVLAHQLHKRLLSDFMKNIESELGGFLSPHKRLAAGGSEKVQTKKSVRFAEDVVEPSSNNKEYRKRRYGNNTKQAKEGSGNHKMEDNSMPLNRQALYKGIIESKALKGTHVF